A genomic segment from Thermococcus sp. LS1 encodes:
- the hydD gene encoding NADPH-dependent hydrogenase/sulfhydrogenase 1 subunit delta, with translation MERKVRIGFYALTSCYGCQLQFAMMDEILQLLPNAEIVCWYMLDRDSSEDEPVDIAFIEGSVSTEEEIELLKKIRENAKIVVAVGSCAVQGGVQSWEKDKSLEELWKIVYGDGKVKFEPKKAKPVEEYIKVDYKLYGCPPEKKDFIYAIGTFLVGSWPEDVDYPVCLECRLKGNPCILIEKGEPCLGPITRAGCDARCPSYGIACIGCRGAIGYDVAWFDSLARTFKEKGLTKEEILERMKIFNAHNPKLEEMVDKVFQEVKE, from the coding sequence ATGGAGAGGAAGGTTCGCATAGGGTTTTACGCTCTTACCTCATGCTACGGCTGCCAGCTCCAGTTCGCCATGATGGACGAGATACTTCAGCTGCTCCCGAACGCTGAAATCGTCTGCTGGTACATGCTTGACCGTGACAGCAGTGAAGATGAACCCGTCGATATAGCCTTCATCGAGGGAAGCGTTTCAACGGAGGAAGAGATTGAGCTCCTCAAGAAGATACGCGAGAATGCCAAGATAGTAGTTGCCGTCGGCTCCTGTGCAGTGCAGGGCGGAGTCCAGAGCTGGGAGAAGGACAAGAGCCTCGAAGAGCTCTGGAAGATCGTTTACGGCGATGGAAAGGTCAAGTTCGAGCCGAAGAAGGCCAAGCCCGTTGAGGAGTACATCAAGGTTGATTACAAGCTCTACGGCTGTCCGCCAGAGAAGAAGGATTTCATCTACGCCATAGGCACCTTCCTCGTTGGCTCTTGGCCGGAGGACGTCGATTACCCGGTCTGCCTCGAGTGCAGACTGAAGGGCAACCCATGCATCCTCATCGAGAAGGGCGAGCCGTGCCTTGGCCCGATAACGAGAGCGGGCTGCGACGCAAGGTGTCCGAGCTATGGAATAGCGTGCATTGGCTGCCGCGGAGCTATAGGTTACGATGTTGCATGGTTCGACTCACTGGCCAGGACATTCAAGGAGAAGGGCCTCACTAAGGAAGAAATCCTCGAAAGAATGAAGATTTTCAACGCACACAATCCAAAGCTAGAGGAGATGGTCGATAAGGTCTTCCAGGAGGTGAAAGAATGA
- the hydG gene encoding NADPH-dependent hydrogenase/sulfhydrogenase 1 subunit gamma has protein sequence MSEAHVCMCHDNPYVLDRVKVLRVYQLTEKEKLFLFRFEDPEIAENWTFKPGQFVQLTIPGVGEVPISICSSPMKRGFFELCIRKAGRVTTVVHKLKPGDTVLVRGPYGNGFPVDEWEGMDLLLIAAGLGTAPLRSVFLYAMDNRWKYGNITFINTARYGKDLLFYKELEAMKDLAEAENVKIIQSVTRDPDWPGRHGRPQNFIVEANTNPKNTAIAVCGPPRMYKAVFEALINYGYRPENIYVTLERKMKCGIGKCGHCNVGTSTSWKYVCRDGPVFTYFDIVSTPGLLD, from the coding sequence ATGAGCGAGGCTCACGTCTGCATGTGCCACGACAATCCCTACGTCCTCGACAGGGTCAAGGTTCTCAGGGTGTATCAGCTAACGGAAAAGGAGAAGCTCTTTCTATTCAGGTTTGAAGATCCAGAGATAGCCGAGAACTGGACCTTCAAGCCAGGACAGTTCGTTCAGCTCACCATACCCGGTGTTGGTGAAGTCCCGATAAGCATCTGCTCGTCCCCCATGAAGAGAGGATTCTTCGAGCTCTGTATTAGGAAAGCGGGAAGAGTCACAACCGTCGTTCACAAGCTCAAGCCGGGTGACACTGTCCTTGTCCGCGGGCCGTACGGAAACGGTTTCCCTGTCGATGAGTGGGAAGGAATGGACTTGCTCCTCATCGCCGCGGGATTGGGAACGGCCCCACTCAGGAGCGTCTTCCTCTACGCCATGGACAACCGCTGGAAGTACGGAAACATAACCTTCATCAACACTGCCCGCTACGGAAAGGACCTCCTCTTCTACAAGGAACTTGAAGCGATGAAAGACCTCGCAGAGGCCGAGAACGTCAAGATAATCCAGAGCGTAACCAGAGACCCGGACTGGCCGGGCCGGCACGGAAGGCCGCAGAACTTCATCGTCGAGGCCAATACCAACCCGAAGAATACCGCAATAGCTGTCTGCGGTCCACCTAGGATGTACAAGGCTGTCTTCGAGGCGCTCATCAATTACGGTTACCGCCCCGAGAACATCTATGTAACGCTGGAAAGGAAAATGAAGTGTGGAATAGGCAAGTGCGGCCACTGCAACGTCGGAACGAGTACGAGCTGGAAGTACGTCTGCAGAGATGGACCGGTTTTCACGTACTTCGACATAGTATCAACGCCAGGACTGCTGGACTGA
- the hydB gene encoding NADPH-dependent hydrogenase/sulfhydrogenase 1 subunit beta, with protein sequence MRYVKLPKENTYEFLERLKNLGKLYAPVKISDQFYDFREIDDVRKIEFNYTRTLMPPKKFFFAPREKMFEFSISKAEYKEVIPEVEPFVLFGLHACDIYGLKILDSVYLDEYPDKYYKVRREKGIILGISCMPDEYCFCNLLRTDFEHDGFDLFFHELPDGWLIRIGTPTGHRIVDKNIKLFTEVTQEDICNFREFERKRAQAFRYHEEWDNIHYLLELEMEHPLWEKEAEKCFACGNCSTVCPTCRCYEVQDIVNLDGDTGYRERRWDSCKFRSHGLVAGGHNFRPTKKDRFINRYLCKMSFHWTLGINFCVGCGRCTAFCPAGIDFVKNLRIIAGLEDPSCPSELSEEIPKKGFAYANNIRGEDI encoded by the coding sequence ATGAGATACGTCAAGCTTCCAAAAGAAAATACATATGAATTTTTAGAAAGACTAAAAAACCTCGGAAAGCTGTACGCCCCAGTGAAAATTTCTGATCAGTTCTATGATTTTAGAGAAATTGACGACGTTAGAAAGATTGAATTCAACTACACGAGAACCCTGATGCCGCCGAAGAAGTTCTTCTTCGCACCAAGGGAGAAGATGTTCGAGTTCAGCATCTCAAAGGCAGAGTATAAGGAAGTAATTCCCGAAGTCGAGCCCTTCGTCCTTTTCGGTCTCCACGCCTGTGACATATACGGCCTGAAGATACTCGACAGCGTATATCTGGATGAGTACCCAGACAAGTACTACAAAGTCAGGCGTGAAAAAGGCATAATCCTCGGTATAAGCTGCATGCCCGACGAGTACTGCTTCTGCAACCTGCTCAGGACGGACTTCGAGCATGATGGCTTTGATCTGTTCTTCCACGAGCTCCCTGACGGCTGGCTGATAAGGATAGGAACCCCTACAGGCCATAGGATAGTCGACAAGAACATCAAGCTCTTCACTGAAGTCACACAGGAGGACATCTGCAACTTCAGGGAGTTCGAGAGGAAGCGCGCCCAGGCTTTCAGGTATCATGAGGAGTGGGACAACATCCACTACCTCCTCGAGCTGGAGATGGAGCACCCGCTCTGGGAGAAGGAGGCCGAGAAGTGCTTCGCCTGCGGCAACTGCAGCACAGTATGCCCGACCTGCCGCTGCTATGAAGTCCAGGACATCGTCAACCTCGACGGGGACACAGGATACAGGGAGAGGCGCTGGGACTCATGTAAGTTCAGGAGCCACGGACTGGTCGCGGGCGGTCACAACTTCAGGCCGACGAAGAAGGACCGCTTCATAAACCGCTATCTCTGTAAGATGTCATTCCACTGGACGCTTGGAATCAACTTCTGTGTCGGCTGTGGAAGATGTACTGCTTTCTGTCCGGCGGGCATTGATTTCGTGAAGAACCTCAGAATTATAGCTGGATTGGAGGACCCATCCTGCCCGTCCGAGCTGAGCGAAGAAATTCCGAAGAAAGGTTTTGCATATGCCAACAACATTAGAGGTGAGGACATATGA
- a CDS encoding formate/nitrite transporter family protein: MCMVHNNSSVLYNAHEAVDVCSNVGCAKTKATPSRLLFAGFMAGAYIAFGFIFAIVASASFHPTLGTFPNLSLFKLLLGAVFPVGLIAVLLGGADLWTGNAHIVTLSKMTGRASVKDVLYNWIGSYTGNFIGSVFLAFLAVYGTGLMAGGLFKDVLIGIGNYKVALTPWKAFWLGIGCNWLVNVAIWLYIRAKDTAGKVIVTWFPIFAFVAIGFEHSIANMWAISASIFASEGAISWVQFFHNIIPVTIGNAIGGFLFVGFYHWFLADGRNALKELIDFVEVLVLFVVIMVLIPAGIAYVLSGLGSIAIWAVPVAISLYGIAVTYLVRRK, from the coding sequence ATGTGTATGGTACATAATAATTCATCCGTGCTGTATAATGCTCATGAGGCTGTGGATGTGTGCTCAAACGTTGGCTGCGCCAAGACCAAGGCCACTCCATCGAGGTTGCTCTTTGCAGGTTTCATGGCGGGCGCATACATAGCCTTCGGATTCATTTTCGCCATAGTTGCGAGTGCGAGCTTCCACCCGACTCTGGGAACGTTTCCGAACCTCTCGCTCTTCAAGCTACTCCTGGGTGCAGTTTTCCCAGTCGGTCTCATAGCCGTCCTTCTCGGCGGTGCGGACCTCTGGACCGGCAACGCCCACATAGTAACACTTTCAAAGATGACGGGCAGGGCGAGCGTGAAGGATGTGCTCTACAACTGGATCGGCAGCTACACCGGCAATTTCATAGGCTCGGTCTTCTTGGCATTCTTGGCGGTTTACGGAACGGGTCTCATGGCAGGCGGTTTGTTCAAGGACGTTCTGATAGGCATCGGCAACTACAAGGTCGCGCTTACTCCATGGAAGGCCTTCTGGCTGGGAATAGGCTGTAACTGGCTTGTGAACGTGGCGATATGGCTCTACATTCGCGCTAAAGACACTGCCGGAAAGGTAATCGTAACCTGGTTCCCGATCTTCGCCTTCGTTGCCATAGGTTTTGAGCACAGCATAGCCAACATGTGGGCCATAAGCGCCAGCATATTTGCCTCGGAGGGTGCGATAAGCTGGGTCCAGTTCTTCCACAACATAATCCCCGTCACGATAGGAAATGCTATTGGAGGCTTTCTCTTCGTGGGCTTCTACCACTGGTTCCTCGCTGACGGCAGAAACGCCCTTAAAGAGCTGATCGACTTTGTCGAGGTGCTGGTACTCTTCGTTGTTATCATGGTGCTTATCCCGGCGGGAATAGCCTATGTCCTCAGCGGTCTCGGAAGCATTGCCATATGGGCAGTGCCAGTTGCAATATCCCTCTATGGAATAGCGGTCACATATCTCGTGAGAAGAAAATGA